A genome region from Streptomyces sp. S4.7 includes the following:
- a CDS encoding SPFH domain-containing protein, giving the protein MTTQTSQPNGDGQMLRGAQALRAAARNALTARRPVEPVEPVEPVEPVEPHEAREPTDPPRPVESTGPTEPVAATGPEARPEPPSAATTGGNEAGWHQNVRPLTGPTEPRPPQGEDPPGRADMSAKRPEEPEPGLGAGQEACYGGTVAEEGREPAPGSVSVELPVEAGAPLFTAAAGAESGTVSQVAAPAPFAGQEVRPERELESASVEAGASLYIAGAEPESVAGAPATTGFAGPGPVLEPVLEPVVEPEAADVPHSRGESWAMATAEQGGGVGVDIAVPATDDGPSAPDAGTAPPSAAAENDRAPYDVEGVTAPAPASPGADPGDPAEPADSAGQSGSSASSGIPAPVWDVTVRTGSGSAVPARAALTFDSHRWSPLIVGEATHEIPVHLLFRDEKSADPAAGRTRTRRGPVVPAPVVPPVLAPSSISRPATPVDTKLVERPGPTLPGWAAGLVGVAGLIGCLTVLWWVGAVPEALTEMFGLDSNHYHGIGIGMWALLTAAVSLTLFAFGGLGRGRVGHAWVLTLFGEYRGSVRRTGLLWVSPLLLRRRVDVRLRHWRSEPMSAVDANGTALRVVVLVVWRVRDTVRAALGVRDHEEYLREQVEAAMARVLSQLPADAFHETAPTLRNAEAVGEALTRMLSAECRPVGLDVFSAQPTRIEYAPEISAAMQRSRIAAIDARHRDTVLTSVVDAVDDTVHRLTSRGLVELDDYERKVLVKDLTVAFYTGRHGLNEGS; this is encoded by the coding sequence ATGACCACACAGACATCGCAACCGAACGGCGACGGGCAGATGCTGCGCGGCGCACAGGCGCTCCGGGCGGCGGCACGCAACGCGCTGACGGCACGGAGGCCGGTCGAGCCTGTGGAGCCGGTGGAACCGGTCGAGCCGGTGGAACCGCACGAGGCGCGGGAGCCGACGGATCCGCCCCGGCCGGTGGAGTCGACAGGGCCGACCGAGCCGGTCGCGGCCACCGGGCCCGAAGCGCGGCCGGAGCCCCCGTCGGCCGCGACGACCGGGGGGAACGAGGCCGGCTGGCACCAGAACGTACGCCCCCTGACGGGGCCGACCGAGCCTCGCCCACCGCAGGGGGAGGACCCGCCGGGACGCGCGGACATGTCCGCGAAGCGGCCCGAGGAGCCGGAGCCCGGCCTCGGGGCCGGTCAGGAGGCTTGCTACGGCGGGACGGTGGCCGAGGAGGGCCGGGAGCCCGCGCCGGGATCCGTTTCGGTGGAACTGCCGGTGGAGGCTGGTGCCCCGCTGTTCACGGCCGCCGCCGGTGCGGAGTCCGGCACCGTGTCGCAGGTGGCGGCCCCGGCCCCGTTCGCCGGGCAGGAGGTCCGCCCGGAGCGGGAGTTGGAGTCCGCGTCGGTGGAGGCGGGCGCCTCGCTGTACATCGCCGGTGCGGAGCCGGAGTCCGTGGCCGGTGCCCCGGCGACCACCGGGTTCGCCGGGCCGGGCCCGGTCCTGGAGCCGGTTCTGGAGCCGGTCGTGGAGCCGGAAGCCGCCGATGTGCCGCATTCGCGGGGCGAGTCCTGGGCGATGGCCACGGCGGAGCAGGGCGGTGGCGTGGGCGTGGACATCGCCGTGCCCGCGACCGATGACGGCCCGTCGGCCCCGGACGCCGGTACGGCCCCGCCGTCAGCCGCGGCGGAGAACGACCGGGCCCCGTACGACGTCGAGGGCGTGACCGCCCCGGCCCCGGCGTCGCCCGGCGCGGACCCGGGCGACCCCGCCGAACCGGCGGACTCCGCCGGGCAGAGCGGATCGAGCGCGTCGAGCGGCATCCCCGCCCCCGTGTGGGACGTCACCGTGCGGACCGGGTCCGGTTCCGCCGTACCCGCCCGCGCCGCCCTCACCTTCGACAGCCACCGGTGGAGCCCGCTCATCGTCGGCGAGGCCACCCACGAGATCCCCGTCCATCTCCTCTTCCGCGACGAGAAGTCGGCCGACCCGGCCGCCGGGCGCACCAGGACCCGGCGCGGACCCGTCGTCCCCGCCCCCGTCGTACCGCCGGTGCTGGCCCCCAGCTCCATCTCGCGCCCCGCCACGCCCGTGGACACCAAGCTCGTCGAGCGGCCCGGTCCCACGCTGCCCGGCTGGGCGGCGGGGCTCGTCGGTGTCGCCGGGCTGATCGGCTGTCTGACGGTGCTCTGGTGGGTCGGGGCCGTGCCCGAGGCGCTGACCGAGATGTTCGGGCTGGACTCGAACCACTACCACGGCATCGGGATCGGGATGTGGGCGCTGCTCACCGCCGCCGTGAGCCTCACCCTCTTCGCCTTCGGTGGGCTCGGCCGCGGCCGGGTCGGTCACGCCTGGGTGCTGACGCTCTTCGGCGAGTACCGGGGGAGCGTGCGCCGTACGGGACTTCTGTGGGTGAGCCCGCTCCTGCTGCGCCGGCGTGTGGACGTACGGCTGCGGCACTGGCGCAGCGAGCCGATGTCCGCGGTCGACGCGAACGGCACGGCGCTGCGGGTCGTCGTCCTGGTGGTATGGCGGGTCAGGGACACCGTCCGGGCGGCGCTCGGGGTGCGCGACCACGAGGAGTACCTGCGCGAGCAGGTCGAGGCGGCGATGGCGCGTGTGCTCTCCCAACTGCCCGCCGACGCCTTCCACGAGACCGCGCCGACGCTGCGCAACGCCGAGGCCGTCGGCGAGGCGCTGACCCGGATGCTGTCGGCCGAGTGCCGCCCGGTCGGGCTCGACGTCTTCTCCGCGCAGCCGACCCGGATCGAGTACGCGCCGGAGATCTCGGCGGCGATGCAGCGCAGCCGGATCGCGGCGATCGACGCCAGGCACCGGGACACCGTGCTGACGTCGGTGGTCGACGCGGTGGACGACACCGTGCACCGGCTGACGTCGCGGGGGCTCGTGGAGCTGGACGACTACGAGCGCAAGGTGCTGGTGAAGGACCTGACCGTCGCGTTCTACACCGGCAGGCACGGTCTCAACGAGGGAAGCTGA
- a CDS encoding peptidoglycan-binding protein codes for MNSPVFEEYEPACDCPCGGCAEQRHLLAQGLPLRAGGHPAAHGARRVLVLATAAGVALGVTGAGASEADAAWPALGTATAEGAAPSVATAAVAEPYPATPQGASGPLHGRPSAGPSANHSVDTLRRISRADIINRAKRWVSAKVPYSMTKYWSDGYRQDCSGYVSMAWNLDGNEWTGSLSRFGTRIDRSDLQPGDILLFHNPKDPNKGSHVTIFGGWTDYTHDYYIAYEQTKPNTRALSTPMAYWSNSASYVAYRYNGVTSGTAGSPADTPDETPAAGFPGAKSFGPGADNAHVTRLGEMLVGRGGGRFYDVGPGPGWGEADRRATEAFQRAQGWRGAEADGLPGPDTWRYLVNGLGKDIPKAGAAGPGGTSARPAFPGADRFRPGRSNSHVTRLGEQLVKRGYGRHYVSGPGPRWGEADRRNVEAFQRAQGWRGSAADGYPGPETWRRLFA; via the coding sequence ATGAACTCACCGGTCTTCGAGGAATACGAACCCGCTTGCGACTGCCCCTGTGGCGGATGCGCCGAGCAGCGCCATCTGCTGGCCCAGGGCCTGCCCCTGCGCGCGGGCGGCCACCCCGCCGCACACGGCGCGCGCCGTGTCCTGGTCCTCGCCACCGCGGCCGGTGTCGCCCTCGGCGTCACCGGCGCCGGCGCGAGCGAGGCCGACGCCGCCTGGCCCGCGCTCGGCACCGCGACGGCGGAGGGGGCGGCGCCGTCGGTGGCGACCGCGGCGGTCGCCGAACCGTATCCGGCGACCCCGCAGGGCGCGAGCGGCCCGCTGCACGGCCGCCCGTCGGCCGGACCGTCGGCGAACCACTCCGTCGACACGCTGCGCAGGATCAGCCGCGCCGACATCATCAACCGCGCCAAGCGATGGGTGAGCGCGAAGGTCCCGTACTCCATGACGAAGTACTGGTCCGACGGCTACCGCCAGGACTGTTCGGGGTATGTCTCGATGGCCTGGAACCTGGACGGCAACGAGTGGACCGGGAGCCTGTCCCGCTTCGGCACCCGGATCGACAGGAGCGACCTCCAGCCCGGCGACATCCTGCTGTTCCACAACCCGAAGGACCCCAACAAGGGGTCACACGTGACGATCTTCGGCGGGTGGACGGACTACACGCACGACTACTACATCGCGTACGAGCAGACCAAGCCGAACACCCGTGCCCTGTCCACGCCGATGGCGTACTGGAGCAATTCGGCGAGTTACGTGGCGTACCGCTACAACGGCGTGACCTCGGGCACCGCCGGCAGCCCGGCGGACACACCGGACGAGACCCCGGCGGCGGGCTTCCCCGGTGCGAAGTCCTTCGGGCCCGGTGCCGACAACGCGCATGTGACCCGGCTCGGCGAGATGCTCGTCGGCCGGGGCGGTGGACGCTTCTACGACGTGGGCCCCGGACCGGGCTGGGGCGAGGCCGACCGGCGTGCCACCGAGGCGTTCCAGCGGGCGCAGGGCTGGCGGGGCGCGGAGGCCGACGGGCTGCCGGGGCCCGACACCTGGCGATACCTCGTGAACGGGCTCGGCAAGGACATTCCGAAGGCGGGGGCGGCCGGTCCCGGCGGTACGAGCGCACGGCCGGCGTTCCCGGGGGCGGACCGGTTCCGGCCGGGGAGGTCGAACTCCCACGTCACCAGGCTCGGCGAACAGCTGGTGAAGCGCGGCTACGGCCGGCACTACGTCTCGGGCCCCGGCCCGAGGTGGGGCGAGGCCGACCGGCGCAATGTCGAGGCCTTCCAACGGGCGCAGGGCTGGCGCGGCAGCGCGGCCGACGGGTACCCCGGCCCCGAGACTTGGCGACGACTCTTCGCATGA
- a CDS encoding cellulose synthase catalytic subunit, translated as MTSTPNGERPNNDASRTTQLRVPSQLRNARARLRPKAELPKYDYEHYSRLAGPLTQPDPNKPYKVQYRSLLSQEPHRIRAALLLGAAPLLSLGLFAWLMQPQHWTERDPNLKNDTLLVLDIVMLVSIGLIELFRTMNVLSNAHATLVARDPVPVVPASGTRVAFLTSFVPGKEPLEMVTKTLEAAVRIRHRGLLHVWLLDEGDDPAVKEVCARLGVHHFSRKGVAKWNQAKGAHRAKTKHGNYNAWLDAHGDDYDFFASVDTDHVPMANYLERMLGYFRDPDVGFVIGPQVYGNYDTFVTKAAESQQFLFHALIQRAGNRYGSPMFVGTSNAVRISALKQIGGLYDSITEDMATGFEMHRAKNPQTGEKWRSVYTPDVLAVGEGPTAWTDFFTQQLRWSRGTYETILKQYWRGYTTLPPGKLFNYTMMIIFYPMSALNWILAALSCALFLGMGASGVQIDPAIWMMLYGNASALQIGLYIWNRRHNVSPHEPEGSGGLAGMAMSALSAPIYARSLLDAALRRKSGFVVTPKGDSSSPDTLFGTFRIHLFFILVFAGSLVSSFFFGHDHPAMITWASLALLITASPIIVWRLGMRAEKKKRRKHGAHRGGGGGTPPGAPAASGPAHRSPQVPGAPQTSQASQVSQQTPPGALDQTIQISLGGPKQ; from the coding sequence ATGACGTCGACGCCGAACGGCGAGCGGCCGAACAACGACGCGTCCCGGACCACTCAGCTCCGGGTTCCCTCGCAGCTCAGGAATGCCAGGGCCCGCCTCCGGCCCAAGGCCGAACTGCCCAAGTACGACTACGAGCACTACAGCCGGCTCGCCGGGCCGCTCACCCAGCCGGACCCGAACAAGCCGTACAAGGTGCAGTACCGCTCGCTGCTCTCGCAGGAGCCGCACCGGATCCGGGCCGCCCTGCTGCTCGGCGCCGCCCCGCTCCTCTCCCTCGGACTCTTCGCCTGGCTGATGCAGCCGCAGCACTGGACCGAGCGCGACCCGAACCTGAAGAACGACACGCTGCTCGTCCTCGACATCGTGATGCTGGTCTCGATCGGACTGATCGAGCTGTTCCGCACGATGAACGTGCTGTCCAACGCGCACGCGACGCTGGTGGCCCGTGACCCGGTCCCCGTCGTACCCGCGAGCGGCACCCGCGTCGCCTTCCTCACCTCCTTCGTGCCGGGCAAGGAGCCCCTCGAAATGGTGACGAAGACGCTGGAGGCCGCGGTCAGGATCCGGCACCGCGGGCTGCTGCACGTCTGGCTCCTCGACGAGGGCGACGACCCCGCCGTCAAGGAGGTCTGCGCCCGGCTCGGAGTCCACCACTTCTCCCGCAAGGGCGTGGCGAAGTGGAACCAGGCCAAGGGCGCGCACCGCGCGAAGACCAAGCACGGCAACTACAACGCCTGGCTCGACGCGCACGGAGACGACTACGACTTCTTCGCGTCCGTCGACACCGACCACGTCCCGATGGCCAACTACCTGGAGCGGATGCTCGGTTACTTCCGTGACCCGGACGTCGGCTTCGTCATCGGCCCGCAGGTCTACGGCAACTACGACACGTTCGTCACCAAGGCGGCCGAGTCGCAGCAGTTCCTCTTCCACGCCCTGATCCAGCGCGCGGGCAACCGCTACGGCTCGCCCATGTTCGTCGGCACGAGCAACGCCGTACGCATCTCGGCGCTCAAGCAGATCGGCGGGCTGTACGACTCGATCACCGAGGACATGGCGACGGGCTTCGAGATGCACCGCGCCAAGAACCCGCAGACGGGCGAGAAGTGGCGTTCCGTGTACACCCCGGACGTCCTCGCCGTCGGTGAGGGCCCGACCGCCTGGACGGACTTCTTCACCCAGCAGCTGCGCTGGTCGCGGGGCACGTACGAGACGATCCTCAAGCAGTACTGGCGGGGTTACACCACGCTGCCGCCCGGCAAGCTCTTCAACTACACGATGATGATCATCTTCTACCCGATGTCGGCGCTCAACTGGATCCTGGCGGCGCTGAGTTGTGCGCTGTTCCTGGGCATGGGCGCCTCGGGTGTGCAGATCGACCCGGCGATCTGGATGATGCTGTACGGCAACGCGTCGGCCCTCCAGATCGGCCTCTACATCTGGAACCGGCGGCACAACGTCTCGCCGCACGAGCCCGAGGGGTCCGGCGGTCTCGCGGGCATGGCGATGTCCGCGCTCTCCGCGCCGATCTACGCGCGCTCGCTGCTCGACGCCGCACTGCGGCGCAAGAGCGGCTTCGTGGTGACGCCCAAGGGTGACTCGTCCAGTCCGGACACCCTGTTCGGGACGTTCCGGATCCATCTGTTCTTCATTCTCGTCTTCGCCGGATCGCTGGTCTCGTCCTTCTTCTTCGGACACGACCATCCGGCGATGATCACCTGGGCCTCGCTGGCGCTGCTGATCACGGCCTCACCGATCATCGTCTGGCGTCTGGGCATGCGCGCGGAGAAGAAGAAGCGCCGGAAGCACGGGGCTCACCGGGGCGGCGGCGGGGGTACGCCTCCGGGAGCCCCGGCGGCCTCCGGGCCGGCTCATCGGTCCCCCCAGGTCCCGGGCGCTCCCCAGACCTCCCAGGCCTCGCAGGTTTCGCAGCAGACGCCCCCCGGGGCCCTCGACCAGACCATACAGATTTCCCTTGGGGGACCTAAGCAATGA
- a CDS encoding kelch motif-containing protein, whose amino-acid sequence MSALPVRPNHRKNRARRLAIGAAVVVVVAGMNGPAMWRFGSEQYHDYKINRPEYKAANGHWDFLDIPAKFKINSIHASLLHTGKVLLIAGSGNNQKNFDANKFESVLWDPATNDFKMIPTPKDMFCAGHTQLPDGKLLVAGGTKRYEKLKGDATKAGGLMVVHNEDPDKPMTLPAGTMFTGKKNGKTFESKDPVLVEKAKKIFDPATGAFLRTEPGLGRIYVEARKSGKKYETGTEDNYRVQGMKGTDARNVYGIAQKLALDKKDFQGIKDAFEFDPVAEKYIKVDPMNEARWYPTLTTLEDGKVLALSGLDEIGQIVPGKDEIYDPETKEWEYTGIIRKFPTYPAIFLMDNGKLFYSGSNAGYGPADVGRKPGIWDLDTNKFQNIPGLSDADTMETSATVMLPPAQDQKFMVIGGGGVGESEKSSEKSRLVDLKADKPEFKDGAALDKGTRYPSATLMPDDSVLVTGGAEDYRGRSGSNILEARMYDPKAGEYKRVADPQVGRNYHSGSLLLPDGRVMIFGSDSLYADKANTKPGVFEQRIEIYTPPYLFRDSKPALTDGPERIEHGESGVFKTGDAASLKSAKLLRPSAVTHVTDVEQRSIALDMEKTADGVEVTVPKNKALVPAGWYMLFVTDDKGTPSEGKWVEVP is encoded by the coding sequence ATGAGCGCGCTTCCCGTCCGGCCGAACCACCGCAAGAACCGGGCCCGCCGCTTGGCGATAGGCGCCGCGGTGGTCGTCGTGGTGGCCGGGATGAACGGGCCGGCGATGTGGCGGTTCGGCTCGGAGCAGTACCACGATTACAAGATCAACCGGCCCGAGTACAAGGCCGCGAACGGCCACTGGGACTTTCTCGACATCCCGGCGAAATTCAAGATCAATTCGATTCACGCGTCGCTTCTGCACACCGGCAAGGTGCTGCTGATAGCCGGGTCGGGGAACAACCAGAAGAACTTCGACGCGAACAAGTTCGAGTCGGTCCTCTGGGATCCGGCGACGAACGACTTCAAGATGATCCCGACGCCCAAGGACATGTTCTGCGCCGGGCACACCCAGCTGCCGGACGGCAAGCTGCTGGTGGCGGGCGGTACGAAGCGCTACGAGAAGCTCAAGGGCGACGCCACCAAGGCCGGCGGCCTGATGGTGGTCCACAACGAGGACCCCGACAAGCCGATGACGCTGCCGGCGGGCACGATGTTCACCGGGAAGAAGAACGGCAAGACCTTCGAGTCCAAGGACCCGGTGCTGGTCGAGAAGGCGAAGAAGATATTCGACCCGGCGACGGGGGCCTTCCTGCGGACCGAGCCCGGCCTCGGCCGTATCTATGTCGAGGCGAGGAAGAGCGGGAAGAAGTACGAGACCGGCACCGAGGACAATTACCGGGTGCAGGGCATGAAGGGCACCGACGCCCGTAATGTCTACGGCATCGCGCAGAAGCTCGCGCTCGACAAGAAGGACTTCCAAGGCATCAAGGACGCCTTCGAGTTCGACCCGGTCGCCGAGAAGTACATCAAAGTGGACCCGATGAACGAGGCCCGCTGGTATCCCACACTCACGACGCTGGAGGACGGCAAGGTCCTCGCGCTGTCGGGCCTCGACGAGATCGGGCAGATCGTCCCGGGCAAGGACGAGATCTACGACCCCGAGACCAAGGAGTGGGAGTACACGGGGATCATCAGGAAGTTCCCCACCTACCCGGCGATCTTCCTGATGGACAACGGCAAGCTGTTCTACAGCGGCTCCAACGCCGGATACGGCCCCGCCGACGTCGGCCGCAAGCCCGGCATCTGGGACCTGGACACCAACAAGTTCCAGAACATCCCCGGACTGAGCGACGCGGACACGATGGAGACGTCCGCGACCGTCATGCTGCCGCCCGCGCAGGACCAGAAGTTCATGGTCATCGGCGGCGGTGGCGTGGGCGAGTCCGAGAAGTCCAGCGAGAAGTCCCGGCTGGTCGATCTCAAGGCGGACAAGCCGGAGTTCAAGGACGGCGCCGCGCTCGACAAGGGCACCCGCTACCCGAGCGCGACGCTGATGCCGGACGACTCGGTGCTGGTCACGGGCGGCGCCGAGGACTACCGGGGCCGCAGCGGCTCCAACATCCTCGAAGCGCGGATGTACGACCCGAAGGCGGGCGAGTACAAGCGCGTCGCCGATCCCCAGGTCGGCCGCAACTACCACTCGGGCTCGCTCCTGCTGCCCGACGGGCGCGTCATGATCTTCGGCTCCGACTCGCTCTACGCCGACAAGGCGAACACCAAGCCGGGCGTCTTCGAGCAGCGCATCGAGATCTACACCCCGCCGTACCTCTTCCGGGACTCCAAGCCGGCGCTGACGGACGGACCGGAGCGGATCGAGCACGGCGAGTCCGGGGTCTTCAAGACCGGGGACGCCGCGTCGCTCAAGTCCGCGAAGCTGCTGCGGCCGAGCGCCGTCACGCATGTCACCGATGTCGAACAGCGCTCGATCGCACTGGACATGGAGAAGACGGCGGACGGGGTCGAGGTGACGGTGCCGAAGAACAAGGCGCTGGTGCCCGCCGGTTGGTACATGCTCTTCGTGACGGACGACAAGGGGACACCGTCCGAGGGCAAGTGGGTCGAGGTCCCGTAA
- a CDS encoding glycoside hydrolase family 6 protein yields the protein MYGSNSGRGLRVTACAAAAGAALLVAGCSSGGGDKGEKNPATSQQPKATDPYWVNPDGNAAKQVADYTKDGDDENAGLIKKIASQPVGEWVGPDNPEQEARGYTEAAAKADRDALLVLYNVPHRDCGQFSKGGAADGNAYRDWVDKVAKGIGDRRATVVLEPDALLHLVDGCTPEEFHEERYDLLKGAIERLKQQPATTVYLDAGNAGWQSPDALFEPLQWAGIDKADGFSVNVSNFFPTDVSQEFGKKLSAKVGNKPFVIDTSRNGNGPYTEGDPGENWCNPPGRALGEPPTTKTGDPLVKAYLWVKRPGESDGDCKGGPKAGDWYPEYALELARNAR from the coding sequence ATGTACGGCAGTAATTCCGGTCGCGGTCTTCGAGTGACGGCGTGCGCGGCGGCCGCGGGAGCGGCACTGCTCGTCGCGGGCTGTTCCTCGGGCGGTGGGGACAAGGGCGAGAAGAACCCGGCCACGAGCCAGCAGCCCAAGGCGACCGATCCGTACTGGGTCAACCCCGACGGCAACGCGGCCAAGCAGGTCGCCGACTACACGAAGGACGGCGACGACGAGAACGCCGGCCTGATCAAGAAGATCGCCTCACAGCCCGTCGGCGAGTGGGTCGGCCCGGACAACCCCGAGCAGGAGGCCCGCGGTTACACGGAAGCCGCCGCGAAGGCCGACCGGGACGCCCTGCTGGTCCTCTACAACGTCCCGCACCGCGACTGCGGCCAGTTCTCCAAGGGCGGCGCGGCGGACGGCAACGCTTACCGGGACTGGGTCGACAAGGTCGCCAAGGGCATCGGCGACCGGCGGGCCACGGTCGTCCTGGAGCCGGACGCGCTGCTGCACCTGGTGGACGGGTGCACGCCCGAGGAGTTCCACGAGGAGCGGTACGACCTGCTGAAGGGCGCCATCGAACGGCTCAAGCAGCAGCCGGCCACCACGGTCTACCTGGACGCGGGGAACGCCGGCTGGCAGTCGCCGGACGCGCTCTTCGAGCCGCTCCAGTGGGCGGGCATCGACAAGGCGGACGGCTTCTCGGTCAACGTCTCCAACTTCTTCCCGACCGACGTGAGCCAGGAGTTCGGCAAGAAGCTGTCGGCGAAGGTCGGCAACAAGCCGTTCGTGATCGACACCAGCCGCAACGGCAACGGCCCCTACACGGAGGGCGATCCGGGCGAGAACTGGTGCAACCCGCCGGGCCGCGCGCTCGGTGAGCCGCCGACCACGAAGACCGGTGACCCGCTGGTGAAGGCGTATCTGTGGGTCAAGCGCCCGGGGGAGTCGGACGGCGACTGCAAGGGCGGGCCCAAGGCCGGCGACTGGTATCCGGAGTACGCCCTGGAACTGGCGCGCAACGCGAGGTAG
- a CDS encoding class F sortase, which produces MSETDRRTGSGRLLTGVALASLLLGLWGWGHDAVVGTSGPMTGDIAAVGRPTGERPVARDPLEPADPRRVDVPSVGIQAPVVSRGLDVTGAVEPPPYEESGTVGWYGGGARPGATGTALLVGHVDTRTEPAVFYDLSAARPGEKVRVTRSDGSVAEFTIDDVRVYSRERFDARKVYGPHEADRAELRLITCGGTFDRENRTYTANVVVSAYLTDVEEARHDG; this is translated from the coding sequence ATGTCCGAAACCGACCGCCGGACGGGATCCGGCCGACTGCTGACCGGGGTCGCCCTCGCCTCCCTGCTGCTCGGCCTCTGGGGCTGGGGCCACGACGCCGTCGTCGGCACCTCCGGTCCCATGACCGGCGACATCGCCGCCGTCGGCCGGCCGACGGGGGAGCGCCCGGTGGCCCGCGACCCGCTGGAGCCCGCCGATCCGCGCCGCGTGGACGTCCCCTCCGTCGGCATACAGGCGCCGGTCGTCTCGCGCGGCCTGGACGTGACGGGGGCGGTCGAGCCGCCGCCGTACGAGGAATCGGGGACCGTCGGCTGGTACGGCGGTGGCGCCCGGCCAGGCGCCACGGGCACCGCGCTCCTCGTCGGCCACGTCGACACCCGGACCGAACCGGCCGTCTTCTACGACCTGAGCGCGGCCCGGCCCGGCGAGAAGGTCCGGGTCACCAGGTCCGACGGTTCGGTCGCCGAGTTCACCATCGACGACGTACGGGTCTACTCGCGGGAGAGGTTCGACGCGCGGAAGGTGTACGGCCCCCACGAGGCGGACCGTGCCGAACTGCGGCTGATCACCTGCGGCGGGACCTTCGACCGCGAGAACCGTACGTACACGGCGAACGTGGTGGTCTCGGCGTACCTCACCGATGTGGAAGAGGCGCGTCACGATGGCTGA
- a CDS encoding HAD-IIA family hydrolase, with protein sequence MSDRKPIESWLTDMDGVLVHEGIPIPGAEAFIKRLRDSGKPFLVLTNNSIYTPRDLQARLSRMGLAVPVDNIWTSALATAKFLDVQRPGGTAYVIGEAGLTTALHDIGYILTDHDPDYVVLGETRTYSFESLTKAIRLINDGARFICTNPDETGPSAEGPLPAAGSVAALITKATGKAPYFAGKPNPLMMRTGLNAIGAHSETSAMIGDRMDTDVLAGLEAGMETFLVLTGLTKPDDVDRYPFRPSTIVDSIADLVDLI encoded by the coding sequence ATGTCAGATCGCAAGCCGATCGAGTCCTGGCTCACCGACATGGACGGTGTCCTCGTCCACGAAGGCATCCCCATCCCCGGTGCCGAAGCCTTCATCAAGCGGCTGCGGGACTCCGGCAAGCCCTTCCTCGTCCTCACCAACAACTCGATCTACACCCCGCGCGACCTCCAGGCCCGGCTGTCCCGGATGGGTCTCGCCGTGCCCGTGGACAACATCTGGACCTCCGCGCTCGCGACCGCCAAGTTCCTGGACGTCCAGCGTCCCGGCGGCACCGCGTACGTCATCGGCGAGGCCGGCCTCACGACCGCGCTGCACGACATCGGCTACATCCTCACCGACCACGACCCGGATTATGTGGTGCTCGGCGAGACGCGCACGTACAGCTTCGAATCCCTCACCAAGGCGATCCGGCTGATCAACGACGGCGCCCGCTTCATCTGCACCAATCCCGACGAGACGGGCCCGTCGGCCGAGGGGCCGCTGCCCGCCGCCGGTTCCGTCGCCGCCCTGATCACCAAGGCGACCGGCAAGGCCCCGTACTTCGCGGGCAAGCCGAATCCGCTGATGATGCGGACCGGGCTGAACGCCATCGGCGCGCACTCCGAGACCAGCGCGATGATTGGCGACCGGATGGACACCGACGTCCTGGCGGGGCTGGAGGCCGGTATGGAGACCTTCCTGGTACTGACCGGTCTGACAAAGCCGGACGATGTCGACCGCTATCCGTTCCGGCCCTCCACGATCGTCGACTCGATCGCCGATCTGGTGGATTTGATCTGA